From Alosa sapidissima isolate fAloSap1 chromosome 7, fAloSap1.pri, whole genome shotgun sequence, the proteins below share one genomic window:
- the LOC121714155 gene encoding CMRF35-like molecule 8 encodes MQKEASFSHGFVGQSLEVICLYPTANYKSTPKYFCRDRCWHKDVLIKSVATNVSVSNGRYSLIDNTSGLYFTISIRDLTTQDSGTYYCGFDHLGIDRYTAVLLHVVNASASEFSVSTPEPRAHPQDNTSNNSNRPLHSTGTVVLSVVCGVSLSLLVSCVLLSLVILYRKRIAAGKTQNESFDPVTPESPASQAVDGDGDVHLYAGVCDPDPGQHSVQDAELTELYFLLQPPDSPAGGQDELYSLVAPSLTRQRPLQDLPLTDQTAPPTGSAPD; translated from the exons ATGCAGAAGGAGGCCTCTTTTTCACACGGTTTTGTAGGACAAAGTCTGGAGGTAATCTGTCTGTATCCAACAGCAAACTACAAGTCCACACCCAAGTACTTCTGCCGTGATCGGTGTTGGCACAAGGATGTGCTAATTAAATCAGTGGCGACAAACGTCAGTGTTTCAAACGGAAGATACTCTCTGATTGACAACACGTCTGGTCTATACTTCACCATCAGTATCAGGGATCTGACCACACAGGATTCTGGAACGTACTACTGTGGGTTTGACCATTTGGGCATAGACAGATACACTGCAGTGCTGCTGCACGTTGTTAATG CTTCAGCATCAGAATTTTCTGTTTCCACTCCTGAACCACGGGCCCATCCACAGGACAACAcaagcaacaacagcaacagaccTCTACActctacag gaaCTGTTGTTCTCTCCGTGGTGTGTGGGGTGAGTCTATCTTTGCTGGTGTCCTGTGTGTTGCTGTCTCTGGTGATTCTCTACAGGAAGAGAATTGCTGCTGGTAAAACACAAA ATGAGTCATTTGATCCAGTGACACCTGAGTCTCCAGCTTCTCAG GCTGTAGATGGCGATGGCGATGTGCACTTATATGCTGGGGTATGTGACCCTGACCCTGGGCAGCACTCAGTGCAGGACGCAGAGTTAACAGAACTCTACTTCCTGCTGCAGCCCCCAGACTCGCCTGCGGGGGGGCAGGACGAGCTCTACTCTCTGGTGGCCCCCTCACTGACCAGACAGCGCCCCCTACAGGATCTGCCCCTCACTGACCAGACAGCGCCCCCTACAGGATCTGCCCCTGACTGA
- the LOC121713439 gene encoding CMRF35-like molecule 8: MKTLWILSFFFVQTGVLTAPIHVSGTKGGKVELTCPYPEHHKYTPKYFCREPCGWSDVLITSGDRDKKGRYLAVDTISARTFSVIIYNLRLADAGVYYCGLSQWGSDTKTKVVLTVSKAPTPVSPPSTTKPPTHLQDTTSSTVPPTDSSFKEQREIIPSTETQSNQSASSTIHSTTPSNDLLYGEAVVTMVCGMSQAVLVSCVLLSLVILYRKRIAAGKTHGLTSSASAAANQTPAAPPQAAEDAVHVYDEMMELTVYGAVQFYSDPQGEPSDPYSLVQPTALSHNMDHLRGRPAQQASHTDTTGVYSIIEGSQQASHTDTTDVYSIIEGSQQPPSADSSDVYSLLAPH; the protein is encoded by the exons ATGAAGACGTTGTGGATTCTCTCCTTTTTCTTCG TTCAGACAGGAGTCCTGACGGCACCCATACATGTGTCTGGAACTAAAGGAGGAAAAGTGGAATTAACATGCCCATATCCAGAgcaccacaaatacacaccaaaGTACTTCTGCCGGGAGCCGTGTGGGTGGAGTGATGTTCTTATCACATCTGGTGACAGGGATAAAAAGGGAAGATATTTAGCTGTGGACACCATAAGTGCAAGGACTTTCTCAGTGATCATCTATAATCTGCGGTTGGCTGATGCTGGAGTATACTACTGTGGGCTTAGTCAGTGGGGGTCAGACACTAAAACCAAAGTGGTGCTGACGGTCAGTAAAG cTCCAACACCAGTGTCTCCTCCATCCACCACTAAACCCCCCACCCATCTACAGGATACAACCAGCAGCACTGTACCccctacag ATTCTTCATTCAAAGAACAAAGAGAGATTATTCCTTCCACAG AAACACAGAGCAACCAATCAGCTTCCTCCACCATTCACTCAACAACACCCAGCAATGATCTACTTTATGGAG aaGCTGTTGTCACCATGGTGTGTGGGATGAGTCAAGCTGTGCTGGTGTCCTGTGTGTTGCTGTCTCTGGTGATTCTCTACAGGAAGAGAATTGCTGCTGGTAAAACACATG GTCTGacatcatcagcatcagcagcagcaaatCAAACCCCAGCTGCACCACCTCAG GCAgcagaggatgctgttcatGTGTATGATGAGATGATGGAGCTGACGGTCTATGGTGCAGTGCAGTTCTATTCTGATCCACAGGGGGAGCCCTCTGACCCCTACAGTCTGGTCCAGCCCACAGCGCTCTCCCACAACATGGACCACCTCAGGGGGCGGCCTGCGCAACAGGCATCTCATACGGACACCACTGGGGTCTACTCCATCATTGAGGGTTCACAACAGGCATCTCATACGGACACCACTGACGTCTACTCCATCATTGAGGGTTCACAACAGCCCCCCAGTGCAGACAGCAGTGACGTCTACTCCCTACTCGCCCCACATTGA